GGACCCCTTAAAGGTAAAGACTGTCTGTAAGGCTAAAATACACATACCTTCATGCACAGTGTGGTCAGTGTTGTCAAAGTTCCTATTTGCGACATGTGTTGTACGACCCACAATGAGTGCACTTGAGACCCAAAACATGCCATTTGATATTGCTTTCCTGCAGTGGaaacaaattacatgacatTGAGATAATAAACTTGACAAATTTTTCGGACAGCTGAAATTTGTTTAGTATTACTTGGAATTcaatcaaagggagacaactcctcaGTGATCAGCAGAGATAAGACGAAATTGAATCAGTGGGGTTTGTCGTCCGTGTGAATTGTATTCATTGTGATATCACTCAGTGCCAGCTTGATGCAGAGGCAAAGCTTGAAATGATGCAATGTTTCATATATATACCATCCTGTCATTCTAAGTTCATGATCCCTTGCTAAATACGTtaaagaaatgaaatgcatgatGTTTCGAATGGAATGAGTACAGATAATTCACAAATGCTAATTGATCCATCTTGTGACAGACCCTACATTTCTATCTACATCATGACTATCCCTACATATACCTACTTTGTCACAGTCCTACACTTTCAAGGTGCATGACAGTCTTTAAATGTCTCTACCTTGTGACAGACGCTATACTGTCAAGGTATTTGATGATACTACATCTACTTTCTTTATGAATATCTCTACAGATTGTATGACTCTCTAAATACACCTATCATGTGTATATGACAGTCTCTAAATGCCCTTACCATGTGACTGACACATCAGTGTCAAGGTGCATGACAGTCTTTAAATGTCTCTACCTTGTGACAGACGCTATACTGTCAAGGTATTTGATGATACTACATCTACTTTCTTTATGAATATCTCTACAGATTGTATGACTCTCTAAATACACCTATCATGTGTATATGACAGTCTCTAAATGCCCTTACCATGTGACTGACACATTAGTGTCAAGGTGTATGACAGTCTCTAAATGCACCTAATCATGTGACAAACTTGGCAGTGTCAAAGTGTATGACAGTCTCTAAATGTCCTTACAATGTTACTGACACATCAGTGTCAAGGTGTATGACAGTCTCTAAATGCCCTTACCATGTGACTGACACATCAGTGTCAAGGTGTATGACAGTCTGTCCATGCACCTAATCATGTGACAAACTTGGCAGTGTCAAAGTGTATGACAGCCTCTAAATGCACCTAATCTTGTGACAAACTTGGCACTGACAAAGTGTATGACAGTCTCTAAATGCACCTAATCATGTTACAAAATTGGCAGTGTCAAAGCGTATGACAGCCTCTAAATGCACCTGACGTGACAGACTTGGCAGTGTCAAGGTGTATGACAGCCTCTAAATACACCTGACGTGACAGACCCATCAGTTTCAAGGTGCACAACAGCCAGTAAATGCTCCTACCATGTGACAGACTCATCAGTGTCAAGGAGTGTGACAATCTCAAACTACCTCTATCATGTGACAGActtgtcagtgtcaaggtatATGACAATCTCTAAATACACCTACTACGTGACAGACACATCAGTGTCAAAGTATATGACAATCTCCAAATGCCCCTACTCAAGTGACAAACTTGGCAGTGTCAAAGTGTATGCCAGTCTCTAAATGCTCCTAACCTGAAAGACCCATCAGTTTCAAGGTGTATGCCAGTCTCTAAATGCTCCTAACCTGAAAGACCCATTAGTTTCAAGGTGTATGCCAGTCTCTAAATGCTCCTAACCTGAAAAACCCATCAGTTTCAAGGTGTATGCCAGTCTCTAAATGCTCCTATCCTGACAGATCCATCAGTTTCAAGGTGTATGCCAGTCTCTAAATGCTCCTAACCTGAAAGACCCATCAGTTTCAAAGGTGTATGCCAGTCTCTAAATGCTCCTGATGTGTCAGACCCATCAGTTTCAAGGTGTATGCCAGTCTCTAAATGCTCCTATCCTGACAGATCCATCAGTTTCAAAGGTGTATGCCAGTCTCTAAATGCTCCTAACCTGAAAGACCCATCAGTTTCAAAGGTGTATGCCAGTCTCTAAATGCTCCTAACGTGACAGACCCATCAGTGTTAAGGTATTTGACAGTCTCTAAATGTCGCTACCATGTAACAGACCCATCAGTGTCAAGGTGCATGACAGTCTCTAAATGCCACTACCATGTGACAGATCTGTTGAGGTGTGCCCACCTTGTGCACATAAACTACCTTATGACAGTCTCTACAAAGAATGTCGACATCCATGTCTTTGTATTCATCAGGCATCTGTGTGTTGGCGATTTCTTGATCCACACTCTCCCACACTTTATCCATCTTCACAAGTGACTGGTTACACACTGGACAGGCATAGTTTCTacacaacaagcaaacacaataacacaataCTTGGAGAAAACAGCACATAATTCAAGAAAGGAATGGAATTAATTacaatattcaaatattaatTATCATCACCTTTCCCTTCCTACCTCTCTTATACCATACCTTGCCACTTTCCACTCAAAACTCTTTTCTTCCTTTGATTTTAAGAATCTATGTAGTCATTCTGCTCAAATAGCACTAGGTAATGCCTGGAGCCATTCCACGTCCTCTCTTCAGCTCATTTTAGTAACTAAGTCAGCATAATTTGAGGCAGCCCAATGGGGACATCAATCCATGGAATTGGAAGACGTATTCTATCTCACATAGCTCTACATAATCCAGTCAATCTCACCTTAGATTTGAGGATATCCTTCCTTAGATGAGAATGACTGGATTGGCAAAATTACCGGGCTGACTCAGGCCCTGCTGTATGCTAATTGAACAGTCCATTATGAATGGGCTGTTTTGGTGGGGAGGCCTTAATGGCCCATGAGGGAACCTCATTCTAAATTTGTTTAAAGTATGCAGATAGGCTATGTTCAGAAATGGAAatattgaaaaacaattatttgtAGCTGAGGTTGCTTAGGAGTATCGGCTTTGGGTCGCATGGAACTAGAAGAAACAATGGTGATGATTTGATGAATTTATTGTATGAGGCTGAGGCTGAGGTGTCTGAAGAATGAAACTGTTTCCACCTCAGCATCAACAACTGGAGTCAGTCATAAAATAAATCACTTAATACTGAATTAACAATAAATATGATATTATGCATTGTAAACGAGTTTCAGCTAGCCAAAGTAATAAATAAACTTCTTACAAAACATTTAACATGTAATGATATGAAAGATGACTGATGTAATAAAAAGGACACTTAAACATATAACGATAACACAGATGACTGATGCAATATGACATCTTAATAAAAGATGAACATATAATTACACAAAGAAAACATACCATGATATATAAAAAATCCTGTTACCCCTGCTACATATTCATATATTAATATTGGTTATGAGTCCAGTGAGTGAAGTAAATGAATTTGGTTCTTAAACAGaagtaaaacaaaaatacatacccTGTTTGTAGTAGATCATCAAAGCACTCtctgtaaacaaaaaaaatgtaaacagaATGTCAGaatgtcaaacatgtcaaaCTCAGTGTTGTAAGGAGGACAAGATGCCCCATCTCAAGATCTGGACAAGAAAGCCAGTGACATGCTACCCATGAAAAGTCTAGTCTCACTAATGTAAATCAAATGTAAATGTGGCCACATACTTCAGTCAACAGTTCtcaactagattttgcaaaatattccattctgtttaaaggttcTGCTTACACGtttgtaacgttgaaaagatcaGTGTCGTGAGTTTAGTAAATGATGAAAGTCACTAAAAATTGGCAAATTCTTATGAAGACTTTACACCAAAAAACCCCGACCTTTACACCTGTTGTTCACATGCAGGATATTTGCATATACTATTTAGCATTTGATGCATGATTCtcatgcaattcatctgcataagatTTTCAGTTGGTTTCCTCAAGTGGAGATATTCTTTTTTGTTGTAaccacatatacatacatatcacatagtgaatgctttaagaGGGCcaaaacttttgatgggtagcatATAAGGCACATATTGTGGCTGCAGAAAAGTACAGGATGTTTTCATGTTCTATGTCATACATAGAGCACAAATGACAGCTAAGTGACCAAAGTCATGTGTACAGTGCTAAGAATGGCTTGATGACCATGTTTAGAAAACCAAGAATTTCGAGATGATCCACCTCATGCATAGAGCAGTAGGTATGACTAGATGACCCATGTTGAGCATGGATCCTGAAGTTTGGCTAGATGACTCATGCCATGCATATGGCACAAAAGATGGCTAGATATCCCATGGCCACCAGTGGACACTAAGCATCACCCAAACACCCATGTTAAATGTAGGGCATCAAGAATGACTTGATAATCGATAACAAATTAACATcataacattgcactaaggatCACATGAGGACAtgactgttaccatggttacataccTGTGAATGAGATGGCCACATGGTGGGATGTGGAGGTCTCGTCTGGATGACAtgactgttaccatggttacataccTGTGAATGAGATGGCCACATGGCGGGATGTGGAGGTCTCGTCTGGATGACAtgactgttaccatggttacataccTGTGAATGAGATGGCCACATGGTGGGATGTGGAGGTCTCGTCTGGATGTATGCAGGAAGTCCAAGCAGATGGGGCAGGAGTCATGGGACACTCTCTCCACACACTACAACGAACACAGACTCCCCAATACAGTCATACCATTGTCAGAATCACCTTATGATAACTATGTCTAATATCTAAAGGGttgtcacaccagatactgttCAATGCATATGAAATAATTCAATCAATAACTTGATTAAGCAaacataaatatgcatacaatatttATAATCCACCTAACCAAAAGCTGCAAATCTCATATGATCatgaagaaatgaaaataaGCTTTGATTTTcttataaatatattcaaatatatttcaaacacttattttatttcacatattatATTTCTGCTATCTGCTCTTGATGCTATGTGGAAacaaaatttgttaaaatctaaatattttagatatttaaatacttaccttaccataggtctatagcatattacctcaagcttcgcttagtaggagatctgacagagttgaattgctattcaatcttgaatggctacctcgaaTTCAACGGCTGTAATGATAcagaagtatctggatctccccactgtGCATGCGCGCAGACTCCACgagaacttcacttttacttcccgGTCCGAACCTGTTTGGTTGACCTGTCAGCTGGTTCTTCAACAGGAAATCCCAGAGAAGGCCCAAGTGTACAGCACCATGTCTGGTCTGTTCAAACTGGACCCGGTTGAAGCATCCACTCAATCGGGGATGGCTTCTCTGGTCGGGAGAGCGCATCGGCTAGGACGTTCCTGCAACCTGGGATATGACGAGCTCTGGCCTCGATGCCATTTGCGTCTACAACACTGATCATCTGAACATCTGATCCAGCAGGGACTTGGACCTGGTTGTCCCCTGTCTCAAAATCAGCCATATGACAGTCGTGTTGTCTGAAACAATCAACAGGTTGGAGTGGCGTAGTAGCGGCACCCAGTGGTCTACAGCTAGAACCACTGCCTCAAGCTCGAGATTGTTGATGTGCCACCCTGCTTCTGCGTTGGACCAGTGCCTCCAGGTTTTCTGATCGTTGAGATGTGCACCCCAGCCCTGGAGTGACAAATAGTTTGTGGTCCTGAACAAATTCGGACAAGCAAACTCCGTCTCAGACGTTCGACTCGATCGTCCACCACCGCAGGTATTGGTGCAGATGTACTGGAAGCAATAGCCTCGTCGTAACATTGTCTGCCTGCTTCCGGGTGTGCTAGGGCATCTGGCCTTGACAAGTCCACCCAACCCCCAGCCTGGGGCATCGGCGTCGGTATTGACGCCGGCATCGACATCGGCAACGGCGTCAGTGGCTGCATCAGCGTCGGCTCCACTCTCGACGAAGCATCAGACAATGCCCCAGGCACCTCCAGCACTGGCTGTAACTCCGGTGTACAAGGCGCGAACAATCTGGATCCTGATGATGACGTAGGAGAACGGGACATCTTGCGTAACTTCTGAGTTTTCCTCTTCTTAACCACAGCCAGGAAAACTTTAAACTCTGCACTTGTCAAACCCATACACACCACACTACGCTGCTCAAGGGTGCATGACACCGTAGCAaaatccggacaccaggggtgAGGATCTCTGCCAGACTTAAGGCCTTTACATACCATGCATGGAGGGTTGTGTCATACACAACTACTGTAACAAAACGAAATATAAACGTGACAATAAGGATAAATGAAGAACACCCTTTACCATGTAATGGGCTGCTCCACTTGCACGTGCAGTAGCTGCTTTGCAAATGACAAGTGAAATGGCTGCCCCTCCGATTAGGACAGCAAAAATTACACTAGATACAGTAACATgtgacaaaaaatgaaacacaacGGCGGAAGAATTATCAACAGCAATCAATCCGTCGACAAACAAAACCGATTCGCATAAAATTACAGAGGCAACATCGAAAATAGGAGACACACAACCGTGTCTCGTCTGGAAAGTGTACGATAACGAATTTATACACTATAACCGACACGAAGATAGAAAAATATTACCTATCCCAACACCAAGAACCTATAAAAGGAATCAGTGTAAAAGCGTAGTAAATCAAACTTTATTAGCTGAAAAAAGGTAGCAACTCAAACACGTCTAGACAAGACGATGCTTGAAGTAAATGTGAAGTTCTTGTGGAGTCGGCGTGCAGGTACCGTGGTAAGATCCAGATACTTCGTATCATTACAGTCGTCGAAttcgaggtagccattcaagattgagTAGCAATTCAACACTGTCAGATCTCCTACTACGCGAAGCTTggggtaatatgctatagacctatggtaaggtaagtataaAATCCAGACTATGTATCCTTCAAGTGTGTTGATCTCATCCTAATGCATAAATCCTTGAAGCATGATTGGGTGAAAACACTCCCTTTGAGAGGAACAACAACAGTGTGAGATATAACATACCTTGTGATTGCCTTTGAGATTGTTGGAAAGACATATATCACATTTTTCGCAGTGAAAGAAGTTCTCTTGTCCACCAACTCTGTAAATTTAAACAAGATGTTACAGCAAGCTAGCCACCGGAGTTCATAATGTGGTCACATCTACACAGTAATCAACTGTCATCCAAATTACAACTCCTgtaaagatcagggttagattcttcagtaacccatagctgtcataagaggtaactaataggatcagatggtcaggctcactgacttggttgacacgtgtcagtgtatcccaattgcatagatctgGAACACTGTGTGGTGCggcataaactaaactcattcacacacttcAGATAAGAAACGCACTAGCAACATTTTTACCATCATCTAGTAACCAGATATAGTTAACCTATAAGCTATGAGGACTTCAACATCACCCGCCACAAGTGTGTTAAGTATGTAAGAAGGATTACATACAATTTACATACAGACAATTTGTGATTCTACATATACTGAAAGGCACAAAAAATGTCACTGGAGATTATGTAGATGTCCAATGGGTTGTCATTGTTTTCTCGTTACCTAGCCATAGGTGCTGTGTTCAGAAAacaagtgaacaactgacactCAGTTCATGCCTGAATGAATGATGCACATGCATCTCGATGTCAGTATTGTGTTTGTACGAGCGCTTCCGTAAACAAAACTAGTTCCAACCTCATTCTCAAACAATACTTCATTGGGCAAAACATTGTATATGACCACAGCTCATGTTCTCCTCAAACCTGACTTTCGGTGTATATTTAAAACCAATAGGTTAAAATACTCCAATGATACTCAAATGTCACTTCTAATATTATGTTTCATTTGCCTTCAtagtataaataaattaaactCTAAATGAACAATACTTTTTTTCAGATGTTGCAACATCACTCTACCATATGTTATAACAACAGGACAAAAATCACTTGGAACATCATTGACATCAACATAGTGAGTGGTCCTGTGTATCGAGCTCAGGTCAGTTGACGTTAAGCAACTGTGGCGCAGGGAGTCtctggatgggtgaccatgggAAAATGAATTTGTTCAATCCTGCATATACCACACCTGTCACATTTCACTCACCTGCATATACCACACCTGTCACATTTCACTCACCTGCATATACCACACCTGTCACATTTCACTCACCTGCATATACCACACCTGTCACATTTCACTCACCTGCATATACCACACCTGTCACATTTCACTCACTTGCATATACCACACTTGTCACATTTCACTCACCTGCATATACCACACTTGTCACAGTGGAACTGCTGCTTGTCCTCATTATCAAGAAGATGGCAGATATTGCAGCAGTACTTGCCAAACAAGCCACCACACTTCTCACACGTTTGCTGAAACTTTGAACATAGAAATAGCCAAAAAATACTCCCTCATAGTCATAGTGATAACATACAAAACTTGAACACACTGATTTTCACTCTTTGTTTTTCATAACGACATAGGGGTTTGAAATAATTGGGCTTTTATATTCTCTGTTAGCTGTTTTGAGAGGCTATTGTGGCAAAGTTTGACATTCAAAATCCCAATAACCATGATGACTACACAAGCTGTAGATATACTTGTTCAACATGACAGTTTAGTGCCTTAAAAGTTTTGAATCCAGACTGTCCTGTCAAAATAGCTGAAACTGGTTCAATTCATTGACATCACATAAAGTTTGTTCTGGACAGATTAGGCTAGGCTGTCCCAAATGACAGAGAGGGAGTTCTTTAAATTGCTTACAATATGAAGTAATCTGAACAATAACAGAGGTAAGtttgtgaccacctgatcttcTAAATGTTTCCTTACACCCAGTTTGTGATGCTGGGCGACCAATTCGAACTTTGAATGCTTACAATGAAGTCAGTGTAGAGCTCAGTTGTTACTTTATCAGATATTATCTACtgtacgtattaccatttgacAAACATCAAGATGGTGATTTGCAAAAATTACAAACtctggtcagtgagtgagttaatatataaCATCATATCAGCAATGTTTAAACCACATGGCAACGAGAACAAATTTGATGTttataaagaatatgtatacCATGGTGTAACATGTTATTGGGGTAATAGCGCAAAGATGATCATGAACATtatcagtagattatcaaaactgtaattccaTTAACAAATATCCCCTcacctttttcaaaatttatttttaGAATGTTCTGTTGTCTGGTGTTTTCCAATGCAACATACATTTCATGTCTTGTCCGCAAGCACGACCGCTAGAAGTGacgtaccatgttttcgggTTACTCATTATTACGTGGGGTCAATCATTTGCACATTCATTCTTCTTGTCTGCATGGCCCACCATGGCAGGgacaataaaacatgtcatgtatgtgCAGTATAGTATCATTGCAGTAGTGTTTTAAATGAACCCTGTGGTCACATGCCTGATGTGTTCTGTTCTGCTGCACGAAAAAAATAGATGTAAGAGATGACCAATTCGGTGgtcaatgttttttttattacttCGGCAACATTCCATTCAAGTCATGTGATATTTGTGCTTGGCTTTTCACTCGAGTAGACGATGGACCACTTGACAAGTTGTGAGCATTATTTCGAAAGTTATGATCACACTTAGGAAGGTTTTCAAAGTGCATTCTATGTTAGAATTTTAGTACTTTGACAGAAATTAGGCCacaaaatctgtgaaagctgaacatttcaaCCATTTTGTGTTCTGACTGCAACGGAAGCTTCTGCACGCGAGACAGTGTTTGCAGATGACGCTGTCATTTCACTGTATGCAAGAAAGTACGGGGAAAAGAAATAGCCTGAAAACATGGTGAAAAGGAAACCAGTCAGAAATTGCTATCATGATTATGCAGACATTTAGTTGATCACATCCATTAAAGCTACTAACCTTTTGTTTTGTGTGACATTTCAGACACAAAACTTCCTTCACCTGCTTACGGTCCATTTCATGATTCTCCTTGTCATCGTGGCAGATTCGACACATGTACACTTGGTCACAACATGGTGCCTGAATTCAGAAAGAAACTTCACTATTTTAATaattaacttcaaaatgttaagcTGTAATTGCTTTCTTTTTTCATACAACTTTATCATTTCATCACCCTGTTCAACCAGACGATTCCAGCGTGTTGAATGAACAACAGGGAGTATCACAGAAGTAAAATCCTTTCCAAGAAATTATACATCTGTGAATGTATCGCCATAGTAATGcgttagggtgtttttgagaCGTTTCGTAAAAAAGTTTCGAATGTCTTACAATGTATTTGCAATTTCTCCTGTAATGTTTACAGCGATAGTCCACACGATGTTGATCATCGCCAGACATTTTGGAAAACAGCTGCCTCATACGACAATGAAAAAGTGTACATGAGCAAATAGTTATAAAAAGAGCTATAAACAAAAAAATTCACATATATTGTGTGTAAGCAGATAATATTTGTATCTGATGTGTATTGTATTTTCTTAGTTTACATTGTGTAACCCGATAATATTTAACGTGGTGAGGTAAGCGATAAAATGTTGAAGGTTAAACAAGTTCCACTAATGGTACACACACATCGCATACTCACACAGCATAACAAGTGCAAGCCAATGTAGACAGGAGCCCAGTAACAGGTTCTCCTTTTCCCGCGAAGTTTCGGTGCATCGTATATTTGTTTGTCGAAGGAGTAAGTCCATGTGTATGACAATGCTGTGGCAAATTTGATAATGATGTCAGCTGCGGTGTTCGtagttcagctagctaaactaCGGTGTTCGATGTCGTTGTCGACTAGAATGCAGTTTAGTGGTCTATATTATAAGCAATGATCAACATTAATGAGATAACATCACAGTATCGCAACACGCAATGAGGCATAGCATACGATCAACTAAGTCAGAAGAACTGACGGAATGATTTTCGCCCGTAACCCCCGTTTCATTTTATAATTCTGTAATAAAgaacaaatgtttatttacaaaacagtCCTTAAAAATAACCATTACCTGAAACCTAAACCACATTCTttccctaaccctaaccctaagatcCTAAACCCTCAAAATAACCCTAATTGTGAGGATATATTTCAAACGGGGGTTACGGGCAGAACTCTGGCCTCAGCGAATTTGGTCAAAATagttttgatacatattttaccataCATGTTGACAAAACCTGAAGGGGTCGTCGGCACAGgtactacagaaatgtaccccaggtacCTTTCTGTATACGGAAGTGTACCCAAGCCAAAGTAAATGTACAGAATCGTACCTTAGGATGATCCCATACTGCATCGCGATCAAAACTGAGCGGTAACTTGAATGCATACTTTCAGTCCTGCCTGTCAAAGCGTTGAAAAAATTCAGCATGGCAGTGCGTGTTCGTCAGGATTACTTTCCTTCGGCTCCATATTCGATTTTGTTAGAGTACAAGGCAAATAAAACGGTTTTTGATTCCCCAAAACTGCGAACTGCAACAACACCACAAACCGGTTTCGGTTTTGGCTTGAGAAAAGTGGACTCGTCTGCTGTTTAGGGTACcaggtacatttctgtacatttactttggctagggtacatttctgtatattgAAATATGCtactcaaaaaaagaaacgcatagctgaaaattgttatcagtttatgctcttaaggttcagtaatacagggcagtcatgaagaaaacctgactGAACATTAATGGTACAATTTTGCAAGAAACTGTACATCACAactgacaagtgttccaaggtgAGGGTCGCAGaacagtcagtatcttgtgtggccaccattagcatcaatggttgGTGGGCATCAGTGTCCCATAGACTGGACTagattccggatgaagtgcctgggaatgagttggtactcttccctcaaggccacaaacaaTGCAGGTAA
Above is a genomic segment from Haliotis asinina isolate JCU_RB_2024 chromosome 7, JCU_Hal_asi_v2, whole genome shotgun sequence containing:
- the LOC137290355 gene encoding RING finger and CHY zinc finger domain-containing protein 1-like; its protein translation is MSGDDQHRVDYRCKHYRRNCKYIAPCCDQVYMCRICHDDKENHEMDRKQVKEVLCLKCHTKQKFQQTCEKCGGLFGKYCCNICHLLDNEDKQQFHCDKCGICRVGGQENFFHCEKCDICLSNNLKGNHKCVERVSHDSCPICLDFLHTSRRDLHIPPCGHLIHRECFDDLLQTGNYACPVCNQSLVKMDKVWESVDQEIANTQMPDEYKDMDVDILCRDCHKESNIKWHVLGLKCTHCGSYNTCRK